The Lolium rigidum isolate FL_2022 chromosome 2, APGP_CSIRO_Lrig_0.1, whole genome shotgun sequence genomic interval GGCCAGATAACTAACTATGCGAAATTAACAGGATTCAACCTAATCATCTCAACTCAGAACAGAAAGAATCAGTAAATTCTTGTAAATGATACTGCTGATGCATCACACACGTAGCCGTGCTTCTGCTCCCTCAGTAACTGGTCGAACTCCTTGCGTTTGTGAGGTTGGTCTGCCAAGCTGTCCTTCACGTCGCTGACATATTGTGCCCAGCTGCCAGTAGATATCATACTATGCCGGCCGTGGGCAGTCACCAGCCTCCGGCAGCATAGATGACTCGGAGGCTCGTATGACCACCTTTGGCCACCCTTCACAACCAGTGCGGCGAAAGGGGAACACCATAAATTAGAAGAGAACACCAAATTCAGGCTGACAACAGCTTGCATAAGAAAATTGGAAAAATAAACAGTTGCTCTAAAGTGCAGTCTAATTTTTTATTGTATACGCACTGGATGCATACCTACTCTCTGCCACAGGTACATATTTCAATTATCTACTGGCATGATCTATCACGAACATTTCTTTATTACTTTCTGCCACAAATCTTAGAATGTTTATTCACTATGATGTGTTCTCTCTACCTTCTCTGTGATTTCTGAGAGAACTAGAAATTTTCACTTAGGCTCGCACTAAATGTTTTTGATAAACATATCTTCCTGGTTGTGGTCAAAGGACTGTGTTTCCTATGATCTTTGTGTAGTTCAGTCCAGTACAGATTCTGATGAAGAAATTAAGTACATCCCTCAGGTACTGCTACTTTCTTGTCAACGACGTTCAGTACTTTGATAATAATTTTAGATAGTGCTAGGGAAGTATCATGATCCTTTAGTCTTGTTGATAACTCATCAACTCTGCTACCAACAAGGTGTTTGCCTGTTTATCTTCCAGTTGCTCCTTACCAACGAAGAAAGAATAAACTTACAACAAGAGCCCAATGCACACGAAGGCCGACGTGTTTCCATGAGGTCAAAGTTTTTCATGTTACATGCATTAAGGAGTGAGTGTGACAAAATACTTACATTTGACATTGAAGAGGCACGCCTGCGCTTCTGAGTAGTTTTTTCTCGCCCATCTTTTTCCACTGTTTTTGTTTGAGAAATGTAATCTTCTTCTACTGTTTGCCTAGGATTACTGTTTTTCAGTTTATCCCTTGTAGTTACAGCTGGATCAACAGACCTTGATCTTTTACGTGTCTCGCCGATATCCTTGAAGTGCTTCTGAACAGATTCAACGAGTATTTGGATTTCATCATCTTTCTCCTTGAACAAGGAGCGCATTTTCTGCACCTTCATTTTGGCACCAATAGCTTCTGATCGCAATATGACAATCTCATGATCCTTCTTTTGGGTCAAAACTTTCTTGTTCTTCTGGAGCTTAGCGTAGTCCTGCTGCATTATACTCAACTGGTTCTGTACAGAATTCTTCTCCGAGACTAATGCAAAAAGATCCTTGTCGTGACTCCTTTTGGCTTCCACAGCTTCTGCTTGCAATCTGTCAATTTCAGCATCCTTCTTTTGGGCCAACACCTCAAGCTCATCTACAGTCTTCTGAAGCTTTAGTGCTGCTTCTTTAGCTTGTGCTGCCTCCACTTCCTTGTTATTCAGGAGCTCGGCGTAGTCCTGCTGCATCGTATCCAACTGGCTACGCAGAGAATCCTTTTCCAAGAGCAATGCGgaaacttccttctccttcttagaGCTCAGGGTCTCATAAGCTTGCTTTAGTTTCCTTAGCTCCGCGCTCAAATCGCTTGCAACGCGATCCACGGCGTCCTGATTCAGCTCCGCGCGTCCTCCAACTTCCTTCAGTTGCATAAGAGAACGATTTACGAAAAATCAACGAGAAGCACAAACTAGGCTGCATGTTTTGAGCTATGAATAGATTAGGCTTTGGTAAGTACCTTAGAGTTGGGGGTTTCTGCACAAGTTCGGGGATCATCATCCAGGTCACTGTCTCTGAGTTCTACATTGACG includes:
- the LOC124689770 gene encoding rootletin-like yields the protein MADGGGEGGGEGGGSAEWLPIFHRVEAMASKSQAQTEVLAADCARLQSFDRVQRESWELARRLQRTVDELQAAAREKDAEMDRLRAESADARKKLQADATRKMRWEAAYVELLLGANQKLAGAEPSSLELRDSDLDDDPRTCAETPNSKEVGGRAELNQDAVDRVASDLSAELRKLKQAYETLSSKKEKEVSALLLEKDSLRSQLDTMQQDYAELLNNKEVEAAQAKEAALKLQKTVDELEVLAQKKDAEIDRLQAEAVEAKRSHDKDLFALVSEKNSVQNQLSIMQQDYAKLQKNKKVLTQKKDHEIVILRSEAIGAKMKVQKMRSLFKEKDDEIQILVESVQKHFKDIGETRKRSRSVDPAVTTRDKLKNSNPRQTVEEDYISQTKTVEKDGREKTTQKRRRASSMSNVDADGEQSGSDEDGDERGRNDEDGDEQGRSDVDGQSRSEEPDNEHYGCDGDDGEQTGSIEETANNQVQKPLRRAEAT